One part of the Vibrio ponticus genome encodes these proteins:
- a CDS encoding bifunctional 4-hydroxy-2-oxoglutarate aldolase/2-dehydro-3-deoxy-phosphogluconate aldolase, giving the protein MSTITAQLAEFKVIPVIAVDKAEDILLLGKVLAENGLPVAEITFRSDAAVGAIRLLKQAQPDMVIGAGTVLNREQVIAAKEAGASFIVSPGFNPNTVRACQELDIPIVPGINNPTTLEAALEMGLTTLKFFPAEASGGIAMVKSLLAPYGHVQLMPTGGINLSNIRDYLAIPRVICCGGSWMVDKALINNGEWEKIGELTREAVELVNQ; this is encoded by the coding sequence ATGAGCACAATCACTGCCCAATTAGCCGAATTTAAAGTGATTCCAGTGATCGCGGTTGATAAAGCCGAAGATATTTTGCTGCTTGGCAAAGTACTGGCTGAAAACGGTTTGCCAGTGGCGGAAATTACTTTTCGTTCAGACGCGGCGGTTGGAGCAATTCGCCTGCTTAAGCAAGCTCAACCCGATATGGTCATCGGCGCTGGTACTGTCCTTAATCGCGAGCAGGTGATTGCGGCGAAAGAGGCTGGCGCAAGCTTTATTGTCAGCCCAGGCTTCAATCCCAATACAGTTCGAGCGTGTCAGGAATTAGACATTCCCATCGTGCCGGGGATTAATAACCCAACGACTCTGGAAGCGGCATTAGAGATGGGACTGACCACGTTGAAGTTTTTCCCTGCTGAAGCTTCTGGTGGTATTGCGATGGTTAAATCTCTCCTCGCGCCTTATGGTCATGTTCAGCTCATGCCAACAGGAGGGATTAATCTAAGCAACATTCGCGATTATCTGGCAATTCCTCGCGTGATTTGTTGTGGCGGCTCTTGGATGGTAGACAAAGCCTTAATTAACAATGGCGAGTGGGAGAAGATTGGCGAGCTAACGCGAGAAGCCGTTGAGTTAGTCAATCAATAG
- a CDS encoding GntR family transcriptional regulator, producing MARNKNLRETTTNQLLDAIKLGHVESPLPSQSALSELFSVSRTTMRHVMNDLLEKGVLQQQGEIWQVSRSPTENDGYVTPLSENDIQSAEFESFFNDAIKNKHIKPGQEFTELELSKQSKCSTTVVREHLIRFSRFSLIENINRGRWRMVRFEKSYAASLFELREMLECHALNRFMNLPRSDERWQQAQYLLHEHRALRDAMVNDYQQFSELDHRFHRLILSASNNPFMDQFYDIISVIFHFHYQWDNSDLRKRNMVAIEEHMAVLSNIISGDDIGAMGELRHHLQTAKRTMENSLIMEKPA from the coding sequence ATGGCGAGAAATAAGAACCTACGTGAAACGACAACCAATCAGCTTCTAGATGCGATAAAACTTGGTCATGTTGAATCACCATTACCATCACAATCAGCACTGTCCGAGCTATTCAGTGTCAGTCGCACTACCATGCGCCATGTGATGAATGACCTACTTGAAAAGGGTGTGTTGCAGCAACAAGGTGAAATTTGGCAAGTAAGCCGCTCGCCAACCGAAAATGATGGTTACGTCACCCCATTATCAGAAAACGATATTCAAAGCGCAGAGTTTGAGTCCTTCTTTAACGATGCGATTAAAAACAAACACATCAAACCGGGGCAGGAATTTACCGAGCTGGAGCTGTCCAAGCAATCAAAATGCTCCACCACCGTCGTACGTGAACACCTGATCCGCTTCTCTCGATTTAGTTTAATTGAGAATATTAACCGCGGTCGTTGGCGTATGGTGCGCTTTGAGAAAAGCTATGCCGCCAGTCTGTTTGAACTGCGCGAAATGCTCGAGTGTCATGCACTCAACCGCTTTATGAACCTGCCACGCAGTGACGAACGCTGGCAACAAGCGCAATACCTGCTGCATGAACACCGTGCTTTACGCGATGCTATGGTGAATGACTATCAGCAGTTTTCTGAGCTTGATCATCGCTTTCACCGCCTGATTTTATCAGCGTCTAACAACCCATTTATGGATCAGTTCTACGACATTATTTCGGTGATCTTCCACTTCCATTATCAGTGGGACAATAGTGATTTACGTAAACGTAACATGGTCGCGATTGAAGAGCACATGGCCGTGCTGAGTAATATCATAAGTGGCGATGATATTGGCGCGATGGGCGAATTACGCCATCACCTCCAAACCGCAAAACGCACCATGGAAAATAGCCTTATAATGGAAAAGCCAGCGTAA
- a CDS encoding LysR family transcriptional regulator has translation MYSLEQLKIFVTVCECGTVSAAARKLKRAQSGVSQSIANLEVAINQDLFSREKNALSLTATGLALLPIARSILGQQQLFDQKVESLEQSIENTLAIAVDECLVTDELLAVLSHLAQAFPVTNIELITVSTFDVEELVRSNKAQVGIIFADGELREDMDFFTLGQMRFVTVAASEHHLASLVEVRDSDLKAHRQIVHRSASEKELWFSYGISSNYWHANSHQMMVTLASQGIGWALVPEVMASPMIEQGKLAKLPVAHEKEGWLTTTGCLVSRSQASGPVREKLIELLQNMS, from the coding sequence ATGTACAGTCTTGAACAACTCAAAATCTTTGTCACCGTGTGTGAATGCGGCACGGTGTCTGCGGCAGCTCGTAAGTTGAAACGCGCTCAATCTGGGGTAAGCCAGTCTATTGCTAACTTGGAGGTGGCGATTAATCAAGACTTGTTCAGCCGCGAAAAGAATGCGCTCAGCTTAACGGCGACGGGGCTTGCCTTGCTGCCGATTGCCCGCTCGATTCTTGGGCAGCAGCAATTGTTCGATCAAAAGGTCGAGTCTTTAGAGCAAAGCATTGAAAACACCCTCGCGATTGCGGTTGATGAATGTTTGGTGACGGATGAGTTGTTAGCGGTTCTTTCTCATTTAGCACAAGCATTTCCGGTGACCAACATTGAGTTGATCACGGTGTCGACGTTTGATGTGGAAGAGTTAGTGCGCAGTAATAAAGCGCAAGTCGGTATCATCTTCGCGGATGGAGAGTTAAGAGAAGATATGGACTTCTTTACCCTTGGACAGATGCGCTTTGTGACCGTGGCAGCGAGTGAGCACCACCTTGCCAGTTTGGTGGAGGTACGCGACTCAGACTTAAAAGCCCATAGGCAAATTGTTCATCGCAGCGCCAGTGAAAAGGAGCTGTGGTTTAGTTATGGCATTAGCTCCAATTATTGGCATGCTAACAGTCACCAAATGATGGTGACGCTCGCCAGCCAAGGCATCGGTTGGGCATTGGTACCCGAGGTAATGGCAAGCCCAATGATTGAGCAAGGCAAGCTTGCCAAGTTGCCGGTTGCGCATGAAAAAGAGGGTTGGCTCACCACCACTGGCTGCCTTGTATCACGCAGCCAAGCGTCAGGTCCGGTGCGCGAGAAGTTGATTGAGCTGTTGCAAAACATGTCGTGA
- a CDS encoding TRAP transporter large permease, with the protein MSVILPISALLVLFTLGIPVAFCIFIATLSYFLINDHLPMMMLVQRLAGGLESVTLLAIPFFVMAGVFMNHSGISQRLLKFSEVLTGHMSGGLAQVNVVLSTLMGGLSGSNIADAAMSSKLLVPQMVARGYSASFSSAVTAASSLITPIIPPGIALIIYGYVNNVSIGKLFLAGVVPGAMLCFMMMGLVSVIAKKRNYAPIREKRASIGEIAVSAKDAFLALLLPVIIIGGIRLGVFTPTEAGAAAVLYALILGMFVYKQMNSKLLWSATKESVLAAANVLLIICVAVGFSKFLTWERVPQELATWLTSSVDSPLMFLLLVNLFLLIIGMFLEGNAVMIVLAPLLAPVAQSYGIDPVHFGIIFIFNSAIGTITPPLGTVMFTTCSITKVAIEEFVKEILPFWLLLIVALLLITYIPVISIGLPNMVFG; encoded by the coding sequence ATGTCTGTAATTTTGCCTATTTCTGCACTGCTTGTGCTGTTTACGCTGGGGATTCCGGTTGCATTCTGTATCTTCATTGCAACTTTATCTTACTTCCTAATTAATGATCACCTGCCAATGATGATGTTGGTACAACGTTTAGCGGGTGGTTTAGAGTCGGTCACCCTGCTTGCGATCCCATTTTTTGTTATGGCGGGGGTGTTTATGAACCACTCTGGGATCAGCCAGCGTCTACTGAAATTCTCTGAGGTGTTAACCGGTCATATGAGTGGCGGCTTAGCGCAGGTTAACGTGGTGCTAAGTACCTTAATGGGCGGCTTGTCAGGCTCTAATATTGCCGATGCGGCTATGAGTTCAAAATTACTTGTGCCACAGATGGTTGCCCGCGGTTACAGCGCCTCATTTTCTTCAGCTGTCACAGCAGCATCATCGTTGATAACACCGATAATTCCACCGGGTATCGCATTGATTATCTATGGTTACGTGAATAACGTCTCCATTGGTAAGCTGTTTCTTGCTGGGGTAGTCCCTGGAGCGATGCTTTGTTTTATGATGATGGGCTTAGTATCGGTTATTGCTAAAAAACGTAATTACGCGCCAATTCGTGAAAAAAGAGCTTCTATCGGAGAGATCGCTGTTTCAGCGAAAGATGCCTTTTTGGCGTTATTACTGCCAGTTATCATCATTGGTGGTATTCGTTTAGGTGTATTCACGCCAACAGAGGCGGGGGCTGCAGCCGTCCTTTATGCCTTGATCCTTGGTATGTTTGTTTACAAGCAAATGAACAGTAAATTACTGTGGAGCGCGACCAAAGAGTCGGTCCTTGCTGCGGCAAACGTGTTGCTGATCATTTGTGTCGCTGTAGGCTTTTCAAAATTCCTTACTTGGGAACGAGTGCCACAAGAACTCGCGACATGGCTAACCAGTTCAGTGGATAGTCCATTGATGTTTTTACTGCTGGTGAACTTGTTCCTGCTGATCATTGGTATGTTCTTAGAAGGCAATGCCGTGATGATTGTACTGGCGCCGCTGCTTGCTCCCGTTGCCCAATCATACGGTATCGATCCGGTTCATTTTGGCATCATCTTTATCTTCAATAGTGCGATAGGCACCATCACGCCACCGTTGGGGACAGTGATGTTTACTACGTGTTCCATCACGAAAGTTGCCATCGAAGAGTTTGTCAAAGAGATCCTGCCATTTTGGTTACTGTTAATTGTCGCCTTATTGCTGATCACCTATATCCCAGTGATTTCAATTGGTTTGCCGAATATGGTGTTTGGCTAA
- a CDS encoding zinc-binding alcohol dehydrogenase family protein, giving the protein MKSLICEKPYQLNYVEQEKPAVRTDELLIKVNAVGICGTDIHAYTGNQPFFSYPRILGHELCGTVCELGRDVDQDFVVGDKVALIPYVACFECASCKSGKTNCCENISVIGVHQDGGFCEYLAVPQTNVLKVNGVDSATAALIEPFAISAHSVRRADIKEDEAVLVVGAGPIGLGAAAIAKADGANVIVADTQAERRLHAEQELGLPTLNPLDEDFHQVLTQAFNGSLAQTVIDATGNPHAMNGAVNHIRHGGKIVFVGLFKGNLEISDPDFHKKETTLMGSRNATMEDFSKVQQLMEKGLLSASMMLTHTFDFDTLGHDYEEAVVNNKELLKGLIEFN; this is encoded by the coding sequence ATGAAGTCATTGATTTGTGAAAAGCCGTATCAATTAAATTACGTTGAGCAAGAGAAGCCAGCCGTGAGAACCGATGAGTTGCTAATAAAAGTGAATGCGGTTGGGATTTGTGGAACGGATATTCATGCATACACGGGTAATCAACCCTTCTTTAGCTACCCACGCATTCTAGGTCACGAGCTCTGTGGTACGGTGTGCGAGCTTGGTCGTGATGTTGACCAAGATTTTGTGGTTGGCGACAAAGTGGCGTTGATTCCGTACGTGGCGTGTTTTGAATGTGCGTCTTGTAAAAGTGGCAAAACCAACTGCTGCGAAAACATCTCTGTGATTGGCGTGCATCAAGACGGTGGCTTTTGTGAGTATTTAGCCGTCCCACAAACCAATGTACTAAAAGTAAATGGCGTGGACAGTGCGACAGCGGCATTGATTGAGCCATTTGCTATCAGTGCTCACTCTGTGCGTCGTGCTGATATTAAAGAAGATGAGGCAGTACTGGTGGTTGGGGCTGGACCCATTGGCTTAGGTGCGGCTGCGATTGCCAAAGCGGATGGGGCAAATGTGATTGTTGCCGATACGCAAGCTGAACGTCGCTTACATGCAGAACAAGAGCTAGGTCTTCCAACGCTTAATCCTCTGGATGAAGACTTTCATCAAGTATTGACACAAGCCTTTAACGGCTCGCTCGCTCAAACCGTGATCGATGCTACTGGAAACCCTCATGCGATGAACGGCGCGGTGAACCACATTCGTCATGGCGGTAAGATAGTGTTTGTCGGTCTGTTTAAAGGCAATTTGGAGATAAGCGATCCTGATTTCCATAAGAAAGAGACGACATTGATGGGCAGCCGTAACGCGACGATGGAAGATTTTAGTAAAGTCCAACAATTGATGGAAAAAGGTTTATTGAGTGCCAGCATGATGCTCACCCATACTTTTGATTTTGACACCCTTGGTCATGACTATGAAGAAGCCGTAGTGAATAATAAAGAGCTACTAAAAGGCTTGATAGAATTTAACTAG
- the sodC gene encoding superoxide dismutase family protein, whose product MKQKLLITALCMAATSAMAAEMSVEMVDLKSGNSAGTVTIMETEYGTVFTPQLQGLTEGVHGFHVHTNPSCESSEKEGKTVLGGAAGGHYDPAKTGKHGLPWTDDNHLGDLPALYVAKDGSATQPVLAPRVKMSDLSGRALMIHASGDNHSDHPAPLGGGGARVVCGVIK is encoded by the coding sequence ATGAAGCAAAAACTACTAATAACGGCTTTATGTATGGCAGCGACTTCTGCGATGGCGGCAGAAATGAGCGTAGAAATGGTTGACCTAAAAAGTGGCAACTCGGCAGGGACAGTCACCATTATGGAAACCGAATACGGCACCGTATTTACTCCACAACTGCAAGGCTTAACTGAGGGCGTACATGGTTTCCATGTCCACACTAACCCTTCATGTGAAAGCTCAGAAAAAGAGGGCAAAACCGTACTTGGTGGCGCAGCAGGTGGTCACTATGACCCCGCCAAAACAGGTAAACATGGTCTTCCTTGGACAGATGACAACCACCTTGGCGATCTGCCCGCGTTGTATGTCGCCAAAGATGGCAGCGCAACTCAACCTGTTCTGGCACCAAGAGTGAAAATGAGTGATTTAAGCGGGCGCGCATTAATGATTCACGCGAGCGGCGACAATCACTCCGATCACCCAGCCCCACTTGGCGGTGGCGGTGCACGTGTGGTGTGTGGGGTGATTAAGTAG
- a CDS encoding tagaturonate reductase yields MEQLNRDISTQAYRPEKVIQFGEGNFLRAFVDWQIDLLNEHTDFNAGITIVRPIDAGHPKLDVQGGVFTALIRGLNEQGESVSLPRVVTSVNRELLAYGEYDQVLAIAENSELEWVVSNTTEAGIYFDENDEFATRPPKSFPAKLTQFLYHRYQHFNGANDKGLIVLPCELIDANGEKLKEIVLKYAQVWQLENDFSTWIENSNVFCSTLVDRIVTGYPRDEINAIETELGYRDDFLVAAEYFYLFVIQGPKWLKQKLKLEQCPLNIEIVDDIKPYKERKVGILNGAHTAMVPVAYLAGIDTVKDAMQDAEISAFVDRLLNDEVIPSLTMDSEDLKQFKQSVLARFSNPFITHYLTSIALNSLTKFKTRLLPQLITYSRENGIAPKHLSFSLAALYCFYLGKRGEEDIPLSDDQHLLEAFGAWRQTMTDHSDNVAQFLAMAHHWDIDLNELPELTQTVATYVNAIQTLGMKQAMKQL; encoded by the coding sequence ATGGAACAACTAAATAGAGACATTTCAACGCAAGCTTATCGCCCAGAGAAGGTGATTCAGTTCGGTGAAGGGAACTTTCTTCGTGCATTTGTTGATTGGCAGATTGACCTACTCAATGAACACACTGATTTCAATGCGGGTATAACCATCGTTAGACCGATTGACGCAGGCCACCCAAAATTGGATGTCCAAGGTGGTGTCTTTACTGCCTTGATTCGTGGTCTTAATGAGCAGGGCGAAAGTGTTTCGTTGCCGCGAGTGGTGACCTCAGTGAATCGTGAGTTGTTGGCATATGGTGAATATGACCAAGTGCTTGCCATCGCGGAAAACTCAGAATTGGAATGGGTGGTTTCCAATACCACGGAAGCAGGGATTTATTTCGATGAAAATGATGAATTCGCCACGCGCCCACCGAAATCTTTTCCTGCCAAGTTAACGCAGTTTCTTTATCACCGCTATCAACATTTCAATGGTGCCAATGATAAAGGGCTAATAGTTTTACCGTGTGAATTGATAGACGCAAACGGCGAAAAACTAAAAGAGATCGTGCTCAAATATGCACAAGTTTGGCAGCTAGAAAATGACTTTTCTACGTGGATTGAGAACTCAAACGTATTTTGCTCAACCCTTGTTGATAGAATTGTCACTGGATATCCAAGAGATGAGATCAATGCGATTGAGACTGAACTTGGTTACCGAGACGATTTCTTGGTTGCTGCTGAGTATTTCTATCTGTTTGTCATTCAAGGTCCAAAGTGGCTTAAACAGAAATTAAAACTTGAACAGTGCCCACTCAATATTGAAATTGTCGATGACATTAAGCCCTACAAAGAACGGAAGGTTGGTATTTTAAACGGCGCACATACAGCGATGGTTCCTGTCGCGTATTTAGCGGGCATCGATACGGTGAAAGACGCGATGCAAGACGCCGAGATCTCAGCATTCGTGGATCGTCTACTCAATGATGAAGTGATCCCTTCTTTAACGATGGATTCTGAGGATCTTAAACAATTCAAACAAAGTGTACTGGCACGTTTCAGTAATCCTTTTATCACCCACTACTTAACCTCAATCGCGTTGAACTCATTAACTAAGTTCAAAACGCGCTTACTTCCTCAATTGATTACCTACAGTCGAGAAAATGGCATAGCACCGAAACATCTGAGTTTTAGTTTAGCGGCTTTGTACTGTTTTTATCTGGGTAAACGCGGTGAGGAAGATATTCCTCTTAGTGATGACCAGCATTTGCTAGAAGCTTTTGGCGCATGGCGTCAAACCATGACTGACCACAGTGACAATGTGGCGCAGTTTCTAGCCATGGCACATCACTGGGATATTGACTTAAACGAGTTACCTGAGCTTACGCAAACGGTAGCGACGTATGTCAACGCTATCCAAACACTGGGTATGAAACAAGCAATGAAGCAGCTGTAA
- a CDS encoding TRAP transporter small permease: MQTQVSISHHEGKAKNKWIAVLDRISQLDTIIAGLFLGLIVLLMSYSVVIRYVFNSPSSWVEEVCLALFVWMTFMGASALMRTDEVVRIDYLVHKLPTKAARILDHLLRPLIVIFALGFMVYWGWKLLPFSQVRFTPALKIPYVYIYAAVPVSGTFMLYHQLKHLYSFFVPSSNKEV, from the coding sequence ATGCAAACGCAAGTTTCGATTTCTCATCATGAGGGGAAAGCAAAGAACAAATGGATTGCGGTTCTTGATCGCATCAGCCAACTAGACACGATCATCGCAGGGCTGTTTCTTGGGTTAATCGTATTGTTGATGAGCTACAGCGTGGTGATTCGATACGTATTTAACTCCCCAAGCTCTTGGGTTGAAGAGGTTTGTTTGGCGCTATTTGTATGGATGACCTTTATGGGCGCGAGTGCGTTGATGCGCACAGATGAAGTGGTGCGAATCGATTATTTAGTGCATAAGTTGCCAACCAAGGCAGCGCGAATTCTTGATCATCTTCTGCGCCCTCTAATTGTGATATTTGCCTTGGGTTTTATGGTGTACTGGGGCTGGAAATTGTTGCCATTTTCACAAGTACGTTTTACGCCAGCATTGAAGATTCCATATGTGTATATTTATGCGGCAGTGCCAGTTAGCGGCACATTTATGCTTTATCACCAGCTAAAGCATCTCTATTCGTTTTTTGTTCCTTCCAGTAACAAGGAAGTATAA
- a CDS encoding C4-dicarboxylate TRAP transporter substrate-binding protein, with product MNTLQSKLTKVSAAIGLAMTVSFGASAATEIMIAYGNQPGEPIDKAMHYWAEQVKEKSNGEIEFRLFPSSQLGSETEVMEQAKFGANIITISSYGYLMDTVPDLGIINAPYLTQSFEKKSKLLHTEWFQGLNDQLSAKGLEIVVPDVVYGTRHLLSKGEVKSPTDLNGVKVRVQHSRLFVATVKAMGGVPTPMSLADVYPGLSQGVIEGVENPAVVLHGGKFYEVAKNLNLTAHTKHMSPFVAGSSFWNSLSAEEQKIILDTSRDMVSYGATLIAESEQSAIDQLKAEGVTVNEVDISAFEESARKVVQSEFPEWTPNLYQDTQAKLAEL from the coding sequence ATGAACACTCTACAATCCAAACTTACTAAAGTCTCTGCTGCAATCGGTCTTGCGATGACGGTTAGCTTCGGTGCTAGTGCTGCCACAGAAATCATGATTGCTTATGGTAACCAACCAGGTGAACCGATTGATAAAGCGATGCATTACTGGGCGGAGCAGGTAAAAGAAAAATCGAATGGTGAGATTGAGTTCCGCTTATTCCCTTCAAGCCAGCTAGGTAGCGAAACAGAAGTAATGGAGCAGGCTAAATTTGGTGCCAACATTATTACTATCAGCTCTTATGGTTATCTAATGGATACAGTACCAGATCTTGGCATCATTAACGCTCCATATTTGACTCAGTCTTTCGAGAAAAAATCGAAACTGTTACATACCGAATGGTTCCAAGGTTTGAATGACCAGCTGTCGGCGAAAGGGCTAGAGATTGTTGTTCCTGATGTGGTTTACGGGACTCGTCACTTGTTATCTAAAGGAGAGGTGAAGTCTCCAACTGACCTTAATGGCGTCAAGGTTCGTGTGCAGCATTCTCGTCTGTTCGTTGCGACTGTAAAAGCAATGGGTGGTGTACCAACGCCGATGTCATTGGCTGATGTTTACCCTGGTCTATCTCAAGGAGTGATCGAAGGGGTAGAGAACCCAGCTGTGGTTCTCCATGGCGGTAAGTTTTATGAAGTGGCGAAAAACCTTAACTTAACTGCGCACACTAAGCATATGTCACCGTTTGTAGCCGGTTCAAGCTTCTGGAATTCACTTTCTGCTGAAGAGCAAAAAATCATCTTAGATACCAGTCGCGACATGGTGAGTTACGGCGCAACTCTCATTGCTGAGAGTGAGCAATCTGCGATTGATCAATTGAAAGCGGAAGGGGTAACGGTGAATGAAGTTGATATCTCTGCGTTTGAAGAGTCTGCTCGTAAAGTGGTTCAAAGTGAGTTCCCTGAGTGGACGCCGAATTTGTACCAAGACACACAAGCTAAGCTAGCTGAACTGTAA
- a CDS encoding UxaA family hydrolase — MKKFIKINSNDNVLVCLQAIEAGQTIEIDDQSIVVKQDVERGSKIALAPISANHDIIKYGSPIGCAKADITVGEWVHTHNIKTKLSDTDSYQYHPNFSPIKPSNLAERFFHGYQRSNGDVAIRNEIWVIPTVGCVNGIAQQAIQRFTQRHPELLCDGVYLFPHNYGCSQLGDDHQNTKQILANMVNHPHAGGALVIGLGCENNQIGPFKQCVGEVDEDRVRFMIAQKEQDEIEVAVAHLEEIYQTVKQDKRTDISVGKLRVGLECGGSDGLSGITANPLLGEFSDYLIAHGGTSVLTEVPEMFGAEHLLFERCIDHATFSKAVDMVNNFKQYFIDHNQPIYENPSPGNKKGGISTLEDKSMGCTQKAGTSPVIGVLEYDERLTTPGLNLLSAPGNDAVATSALAASGCHMVLFTTGRGTPYGGFVPTMKLSTNSELANNKPHWIDFNAGALVEGVTMETMLEQFIECFTSIASGEPTKNERNGIRELAIFKSGVTL; from the coding sequence ATGAAAAAATTCATAAAAATTAATAGCAATGACAATGTATTAGTTTGCCTACAAGCAATAGAAGCCGGACAAACAATTGAAATTGATGATCAATCCATTGTTGTAAAACAGGATGTAGAACGCGGAAGTAAAATTGCCTTAGCACCAATATCAGCCAATCACGATATTATCAAATATGGTAGCCCAATCGGTTGTGCCAAAGCCGATATTACTGTTGGTGAGTGGGTGCATACGCATAACATCAAAACCAAGCTATCTGATACCGATAGCTATCAATATCACCCCAACTTTAGCCCAATCAAACCTTCTAACCTTGCCGAGCGTTTCTTCCACGGCTATCAACGTAGCAATGGGGACGTAGCCATTCGCAATGAAATTTGGGTCATTCCTACCGTAGGCTGCGTCAATGGTATCGCACAACAAGCGATTCAGCGCTTTACGCAGCGTCACCCTGAGTTGCTATGTGATGGCGTCTATCTCTTCCCACACAACTACGGCTGCTCTCAACTCGGCGACGATCACCAAAATACCAAACAAATTTTAGCCAATATGGTCAATCATCCTCACGCAGGTGGTGCTCTTGTGATTGGGCTTGGTTGTGAAAACAATCAAATCGGTCCATTTAAACAGTGCGTTGGTGAGGTTGATGAAGACAGAGTGCGCTTTATGATTGCGCAGAAAGAGCAAGATGAAATTGAAGTCGCCGTTGCGCATCTTGAAGAAATTTATCAAACCGTTAAGCAAGACAAGCGGACGGATATAAGCGTCGGGAAACTTCGTGTCGGGCTTGAATGCGGGGGCTCAGATGGTCTCTCTGGTATTACCGCCAACCCGCTACTCGGTGAATTTTCTGATTATCTTATCGCACACGGTGGCACATCCGTGTTAACCGAAGTGCCCGAGATGTTTGGCGCAGAGCATCTACTGTTTGAACGCTGTATTGATCACGCAACTTTTAGCAAAGCCGTCGATATGGTCAATAACTTTAAACAGTACTTTATCGATCACAATCAGCCGATCTATGAGAACCCATCACCGGGCAACAAGAAAGGGGGCATTTCTACCCTTGAAGACAAATCGATGGGCTGCACACAAAAAGCGGGGACTAGCCCGGTTATTGGGGTGCTTGAATATGATGAGCGTTTAACGACACCAGGTTTAAACTTACTGAGTGCACCAGGTAATGATGCGGTCGCAACCTCGGCACTCGCAGCCAGTGGATGCCATATGGTGCTCTTTACCACCGGACGTGGCACACCTTATGGTGGTTTCGTACCAACCATGAAGCTATCAACCAACTCTGAACTGGCAAACAACAAACCACATTGGATTGATTTCAATGCCGGAGCTCTGGTTGAAGGTGTCACCATGGAGACCATGTTGGAACAATTTATAGAATGTTTCACTTCCATTGCCAGCGGTGAGCCAACGAAAAACGAGCGCAACGGCATTCGTGAACTAGCGATTTTTAAATCTGGAGTCACTCTCTAA
- a CDS encoding sugar kinase translates to MKSNKIAIIGECMIELSGTPFGVMKQSFGGDTLNAAIYLARMSDEQVQTCYVSALGDDALSDGMIERWQDERINTDWVLRDNVHSTGLYMIHVDSEGERSFQYWRNQSAAKHMFQHSGWNRIAAQMADVKLIFLSGISLAILPEQDRQVLLTLLVVCKANGVEIVFDSNHRPALWQDTTLARHAYQQLLAITDIALVTFDDEAMVWQDGTPDDTLLRLKQLGVNKVVVKLGAQGCLSQDFQTQFEPQSIPANSVEQVVDTTSAGDSFNGAFLAQYVSGKPLSTCCQAGNLLASHVIQHSGAIIDLDVTTPIKAQIKELK, encoded by the coding sequence ATGAAAAGCAATAAAATCGCCATTATTGGTGAGTGCATGATTGAGTTGAGCGGAACACCATTTGGCGTGATGAAGCAGAGTTTTGGTGGCGATACGCTCAATGCCGCAATTTATCTTGCGCGTATGAGCGACGAGCAGGTTCAAACGTGTTACGTCTCGGCGTTAGGTGATGACGCGCTTAGCGATGGAATGATTGAGCGTTGGCAAGACGAGAGAATCAATACTGACTGGGTGTTACGAGACAATGTGCATTCGACAGGGTTGTATATGATCCATGTTGATAGTGAAGGTGAGCGTAGCTTTCAATATTGGCGTAACCAATCTGCGGCAAAACATATGTTTCAGCACTCAGGTTGGAACCGTATTGCCGCACAAATGGCTGACGTTAAGCTTATTTTTCTGAGTGGGATTAGCCTTGCGATTCTCCCTGAACAAGATCGCCAAGTGTTGCTTACTTTGCTAGTGGTGTGTAAAGCGAACGGCGTGGAAATCGTTTTTGATAGTAATCACCGCCCAGCGTTATGGCAGGATACGACCTTAGCTCGTCATGCTTATCAGCAGCTCTTGGCGATTACTGATATTGCGTTGGTGACTTTCGATGATGAAGCGATGGTTTGGCAAGACGGAACCCCAGACGATACGTTGCTTCGTCTTAAACAACTAGGGGTGAATAAAGTTGTCGTCAAATTGGGCGCACAAGGGTGTTTAAGCCAAGATTTTCAAACGCAATTCGAGCCTCAATCGATCCCTGCAAATTCGGTTGAACAAGTGGTTGATACTACCTCGGCGGGCGATTCATTTAATGGCGCATTTCTCGCGCAATACGTGAGTGGTAAACCGTTGTCGACTTGTTGTCAGGCGGGCAATCTCCTCGCGAGTCATGTTATTCAGCACTCAGGCGCGATTATCGATTTGGATGTCACGACGCCAATTAAAGCACAAATTAAGGAGTTAAAATGA